CTTGGCTGGTTTGACTGGCTGTTGGCTGTGGCTTTTCAGTTGGCTGTTTGACTTATAAAGATGTTTGGTAAACTCATTTGTTGGCGGTTGGCTGTGACTATGTAAAATGATACTTATGGACactattatgttttattaaccATTTATTACATTCTTAGTAATTAATGAACCGAGTTAATTAgtatttaaattaacaatttaataaattattacataatctaattaataaataataaaattagtaataaaataaatgaataacaaAAATAACTATTATTTACTTCTAGTTCAAAGAATTATATATTaacttaaatatttattaaatagtattaattaatattatgagttattaattaatcattgtTAATGCATGGTTAATCATTGAATACtctatattaattatttaataaattattaaataatttagttagtaaataaaaaatggaaaaattgtttttgaccacctacaaaaatcgaaaaattattttttaccacctaaaaaattaaaacttgtattttaccacctaaaaaatgaTTAAGACttgtttttttaccacctgaatacaaaaaaatagatgaaaccttTATGTATGACTACCTAATTCAATTTCACTTTAATTTTTTACACTCTTTGTGTGATTTTCTTAAACTCTTTCACCCTTCTCCCTTTACTTCCATTGaatttgtcaattttgtgaattaatgatggtgaaaaattatgtaaaATTCATGGAAGATAAGAAAGTAAAGGAAAATAAGAGAGTTAAATATATGAAATCATGAAAGAATAGAATATATGGCCCCTACATAACATTTTCttctatttttccatttttcaggtggtaaaaaataaattttaatttttttaggtggtaaaatacaagttttagttatTTGGGTGGTAAAAAAGataatttagatttttttttaggtggtaaaaaacaatttattcataaaaaatatattaattaaaattactattaaaattaattaattaattagttgtaTTTTAAATAATCACTGATTAATTAGTTCTTAAATAGTAGTAATTAATCCTACTCTAATAAATTAGTAGTAATTAAAAATATGAGTTAGTAATTAATAGTTCTAatgtataattaataattgattAGTCTGTATAAATTTGTTTATTGCTAATGACTTATTAATATCATTATTCATTGTTAATTAGTGAAAAATTAAGGAATGAAAAGTAATTTGAAGAttgaaaagccaaaagccaTACAAAAAAGCTAGTATGActagcttttcatttttggcgAATAAGCTGGCTTTTCAGCTAACCAAAAAGCCACTTTACCAAACAGtttttttggctgtttgacCAACATAAAAAGCCAACTTATAATTGAAATGATTCTTTATGTTTATTAGGTGGTCAATGAATGTTCATGAGGTACACCCAGGTGTAAAAttgttttttgttgttgaagAATTGATTGCATCGTCCAGAATTGTTGGATGTTCGATTTGTCATCCCTGCAAATTGGTCACCAACTCAGTAGAGTACGACGAGCGTGAATATGGAAACAAACACTATCAACTATCAAGCAACGCTAAGCATGCAATCCCAATTCCCAAAGGAGCAACCTCCATTTCGACTTATAAAAAGGCAAATGCAGTACAGAATCCAGTCTTGAGTTGAAATATCTTCATTATAATTTCTAAGGGGCATTGTCGAATAAAATGTTGTAAATCGCCTTTAACACAAATGTCACAACTCAAGTCGAGCACACAATTTACGGAGTAACTTCTAAAGCAATTTCCATATGAATAGTTTTTTTACTTAGGCGGCAAGGGGAGTGACactaaaattttataaaaaccTTTGAATAATTTAAGTAATGAGAGAATTTGTTGTTGGGTGGTCAGCAATCTAATCGTTCTTCCAAACCATCCCTAATACAAGATCGCATGTGAACCATTTAAGTAAAGGAACCAATTAATCAATCAATAAAATCAATGGTTAAAtgctggaactaattagttaagcactggaatcaATAGTTAagaattgaaactaattagttaagcgatCAAAGCGGTATTTTCGGCAAGGCAGTTTTACACAAAAGACCGTCTTGGTGtcgtgtcatataagttaagcaataaaccaattagttaaccaataaaaccaattaattagttaagtgttggaactaattagttaagcaatgaaaccaattagttaagtaatcaaTACCGTCTTTTTGCTAAGGCAGTCTTACACAAAGTTGTCGTTAAGGAAATTTGATGAGtttctgaaaagaaaaaaaaaataggggtaGATAGTTTATTTTGGAAACTTTAGTGGGTATTTGGGGCATGCATTACGCTAAACCTCAAAGACATTTAAtgaaaaaaaatgatatttaaattgttaaaaaaacattttattagatgttactccctccgtctctttgtTGCTCTTTatgtttggtattttgcacgcgttttaacgactaattaatttgcattgagattcctctatattttttatttaaacaagacaaattacatttatttataatattttcacttttatcaacaTTCTGATATTGAAAAAATGTGAAAAATTATGTCAAAATGAAAAAGTGcaagagattaaatgacccaatgaatttaattggttaaaataataattggacataaattttgatagaatgttaaagcatttatgtgataatataaacggaaatgtaaagaacattttaggacatccaaaaaggaaaacgtaaaaaataaaaatagacggATGGATTAGAACATTAGTTACatgtaaaatataattttgtttATAAATATATGCACGCATCACATGCACCGAGCGTTGGTAAACAATACTCCTTGcaacgttttgactggacacgcttgccaatgcacaattttcacaaccaatatctttaactacatattataaacacttataaaatattaatattttgaaaatatatattaagatgaatccaacaatatattatataccaacatttgttttcatatacttaaaataaaaaagggtcaaagtaaattatgtgaatagtgcaaaaagtgaAACCGTTTCAAGTATTCCGAGATGGAGAGAGTATATTCTAACAATTGGTGAAGATGAGAAATAATGAGTTAACTCAAAAACAAATCACATGCACATTTAAATTATGTCAATGTTTGTACAACGTCACTGAATATATCAATTATCATTatgaatataatataatattatatAGAATAGAAGTTTCTATTTGTTGGAGTTAATCCATTTCAAAGTTCTTGTCAATTGACTAATTCCTCTCAATCCTATTCCACCGCACTTGAATTTAAAAGTGAAAAGTCAAAACTCATTTCCCTGTTTAAATTTAAATACCAAAAAGCCTAATCTCTTTTAGCCCTTGTCAAACAAACAACCAAAATCTTCAAAACTATTGTCCTCCAAAAATGGTGAGAAACTTCATTTGTGGTAGTAATAATTTCCCACGTGAAGAAGATGCGTACGAACGACAAACTCGAAGCGCAGACTCTTCACCAAGCAGATCACGATCCAAAAACCCGTACTCGAGCCGAGGACTCGACAAATTCTCAACACTTCTATTAAAAATTGAAGAGAAAAGACAGCAAATCTATTCACAAGTTGATCCTGATGAGATTTCCCTTGTTCGTTTTGCTTACTCAGGTGATCACGGTTTCAAGTCCATTGTAGTCAAGGCTAAGCCTAAATCTTCTCCTCATTATACACCACAACCTAAACAACCTAAACCTCAACCTCAACCTCAACTTTAtcaaaacattcataaaccactATCCATAAGAAAGTTGCAATCCTCAAAGTCAATGAATGTCAATCAGGAAGTCAAGGCTGAAAATGAGGTTCACAAAAAACTAAGGGTTCATCAATGGAAAGATCCAAAGTTAATATTagtcattattattttattaatcttgctgtttttattattatttgggaGATCTTTTGCAATTATGTGCACTTCAATTGGGTGGTATTTTATTCCTACAATTATTACAAAAACCAATTCAAATCCTTGTTCAAACTTGAGACTATCCTTTAAGAAGAAAGATTACGCAATTCCAAGGCCAAGTCATAAGAAACTAATTATGACAAGTGAAGGAACCAACTCCTTTAAGACTTCTGATGGATTAACTTAACACCGGAATCGGCTGCTGTACATTATGTACGGTGTTGTACATTATGCGGTGTTTTTCATATTgttaagagtttttttttttaacaatttgAGTTGAGTTTAGAAAGATGTATGAACTCTATTTGTGATGTAAATATATGTATTTTTATGTAaattacattaaaaaaatactacatccgtttcaaaatgaacTTTAAACTTTTCGTCTTGGGCTCTATTTGTTTCAAcggaaaattatttttgttgattttccatggaaattaACTTTTAAGGGAaaatagttttcctttgtttatttCCTCACAAGAAAagttataaagaaaaagaaaataaaagaaaaaaaatgagaggagagaaaaaaaaatgagaggAGGGAAAATAAGATGTAAGGGATTAGAGTGGAAAATGAGACATTCCTCTCTTCAGAGGAAAAGTTGGTTTCCCTTAGAGAAAGTTGTTTTCCACTTTTGAGAAAGTTGTTtttgaaaatgataaaggtcgcaacatgcgacatttaagtcgtgtcacaatgatgacatgacatgcttatgtatcatgatttaaattggaaactaaaatatttaacttatataacctattatacatgttacaaaaaagataggaaaatattaatattctaatttgtttccttcttctaTTTACACATTTTCATAGTAAAAGTATTGCATTGGTAGTAAAAAAATATGCTGATGACGCATAACATACGTGACGCCTATATGTATTAATAAAACttcgacacgtaagattgctaCAACTACATGTTCTCGCAACTTGTGACCTTTATCATCTtttaacaaaacaaacaaacaaacggAAATGGGAAAATTATTTTCCGGAGGAGCCTTAATCcgttcataatgttctttacatcttgttttatactccctccgtatttacttaagagatacatttggtcgggcacgggtattaagaaaaatatttgaatgaaattaaataataaagcaagtggggttgtgtagatattttaataagtaagtggggaccatgtcattttgtggGTGGGAAGTGGGATGgataaattagatgtattatttaattagatggtaaggttgataagttactaaaaatagcaagtgtatctcttaaataaatacggccggaaaaggcaagtatatcccttaaataaatacggaggaatTACTATTCTTAAACATGAAAATGTATTATCTCATGCTTACCCTGCAAATGTTATATATTTTCActcatttctcttactttattaatgttttcttacacccacctaGTTTTTTTAAACTTATATATCTTACTTTAACCATATTTTCTTATACTCAGCCACTTTTTCACAAATTTTCTCTCATTATCTCTTATAGAATAAGGGTTGAAAGCCATCCAGGCCCGGGATCTTAAACGGTTGCATATCCTTCCATTGTAACTTCACAATCTGCATACTTCCTTGTCAGCGCATCAAAGTCCTTCTCTTAGCCACAACCTGGACTGAAACCACACTATGCCTCCAAGCCAACCGATGATTTTGAAACAAATAAAGTAAGGATTGAAGAGTACTCTGTTATCTGTTGTCTGGTATTTTTTACGTGTTGTATCATGTATTGTTCAAATATGATGGCGGATGTGATCAGGCAAAATGTAAATTATATGATTAAAATCTAAGTCTAATCTAAGTCTTGGACTTTTTGTAATTAAAATAAACACTTTGTTCCAAGTTCGGTGGACTTTTTTATGAGCGAATACATTTTTGTCTATTTCTTGATCGCTAGATAACAAATGTGGAGTACGTAGGTTAGgtgttttttcttaaaaaagaaaattttggttattttatacggagtataccGTAGACGGTTAAATTTTCTTgtgttatacgaagtattagaaCTCTCAACTAGAGCTATCaaaaaaactgaaaagattcaaacCCGACTCGAATAACAGTAAAAGATTCAAACACGTAAAAAGAACCAGGAGTTATTTTTTTGAGATGTTATTTTTTTGGTGTAGAGAGAGGCAAAACTACAAGGCGATAAATGGTATAAACGAGATTCGATCTCAGGTTTTAAGTATCACCCTTTTAAAACTTTACCAACTAACGTAGTTGACATCCACTTCAACAAATTATAAACATGAGTGATTCCTAGACTAAGAGTGGTTTGTGTTATTTCACTTTAGAAAAATAGTTACCGGTAATCTTTTATTTTGTGAAATTTAATGTCTTAGAATGTGGAAAGAAGTGGCCATCCTCTAGAACAACAGAAATTAAGGATTGACTCAAAGTCAAGTAAAGAAAAGTGGTTCTTTATCACACAAACATATTTCACATCACTCTTTCATATCCTATCGTGGATTCCGGCATTTTACGGGCTACTCCCCTTTGTATTTTATTAACGGGTGTATTTGGACCGGTACATAATTTAAGAAAGTGATTTAATTTCTTAAATTAAGATACGAGTAAGGTCCCGTTTTTTTTAATCTTATTTATCCTGATCAGAACTAATTTTTTCGAAACGATTTGAATTGTACTgaaatgaacttattttttctgatcttaTGTAATCTGATTTTTCAGAATTaagatttaaataaaaatctgcaataattaatattaaactaTTTAcctgtaaaataaatgttattcaaaattttaatattgttattaaaaaatttacattatttttttaaatttgaacatgatttaactattccttatattaagTAGACCTGGACATGATATAGATATGTTGGTTATGATTTGCACAGGTCAACTCTAATCTGGACATGTTATGCACATATCAATTATGATCTGGAAAAACCAGTTCTAATTTGGACATATGGGTTTTGATTTGTACATACATGTTCTGATCTAAACAGATCGGTTTGATTTGAATACTGAAgaaaatgtgtccttcacccaaggcacattagtctaataccaaggttcagactaaatacaaaataattaattcagtaagatcaagtgatcagaacagctagctggagtctgatcagtgagttctaatacttactaggctcacaacttactatTGACTGAATCTACAAGGCCACAccaatggatcgtcaagtatTATACGATAAATATTGGCCGCAAGGCCATTAGCACGCGTACGAGTGAGCTGCCAGCccacgagccaagcgcgcaagcgcaaggcccatgggcgcagcaGCACGCGCCCCATGGCCATGctgcaggcgcgcgcgcgggcctAACAAAGCTGTAATAGCCCGCCCTTAAAGTGTTGCTCGCTAATCTCACTTAACCattaattaaacgaatttaactCAAAACAACAACTCACAACCTAAATACGTAATAACAAGAATTATGAGACCATAACAGCAACCCAAGGACTTCTTAAAAGCATACAAATTACAACCCACTTTAAATAAATGAATCTTAAACAACAAGACACATCTTCTAAGCAATCTCCACCTTGAGGCAAATGAGAGGTGCATTAATAACTCAACATCGCTATCCATTAACTTAACTGAATCATCTAATTCTGCAAAGTATAACCCTGtccccaccaggacaggttcaaagagCAAAGTAAGCAGAAATCTGAGTACACATTATCCAACCCGAAACACATTTGATAGGTGGCTCAAAaaagttttagttttagtttttgtGTTTTGCTTTCAAAAGCAACTTCCCTTTTTCAACACACTTGGAAACAACTTGATAAAAACGTATAATTCCTTTGAAATCTATTTCAAGAAATCCCTACTATTCAAACACAGATTTGGAAAAACAATACAATATAGTATTGCTCACGGTAACTAGAGACCTTACCTAACATCTCACATGATTTCCCAATTCACAATCTCATCAATAATTAAGCTCgcaacctatgattcatctattTATTATCATATTCTTAATCACCTTCAATCATAACCTTATTCGGCAATTACTCATAACGATAGCTCGATTATTCCCTCTGTAAGTTTTTCCCAAACCATAGTTTATGCCACAAAATGAAACTCATAATATATATTCATACCTAAATGTGAAACTCATTTCTAAAGTAAATATTTCAAGTTTATATAATATATCTTGTTCAAAATAATATTTTGCTAGTTTATAGTTTCTTAAATCTACTTAAGGAAAATATATTACAAAATCCATGATGAAAACTCCTTAACAACTAGCCAGCCAAACAATTTAAACATATACGTTAactttttgttttatatataaACAAATTGGAAACAAAAGAATTAATTAAAAGAACAACCTTATTGTTTGTGACTTTTGGTTTCAAAAACCAATGGGTCTCGCTTTATGGGAAGAAGAGCGAGGGACCAGGAGGAGAAGTGGAGAAGGGACTAACGCCCGGATGGAGGACGACGACAACAAGCAGGGGTGAAGGTCACCGCGTCTGGGAGGTTAGGTGGCGATGTTGTGGTGGTGGCAGGGTTGCGGGGCGGTAATATAATGGAGGGAGAGAACTGggcgaaggagagagaaaaatcacAGGGGTTTGCAGGCCGGCAGAAGGTGGCTAGATTTTTGGGCGGTGAGAAACGGCAGCAGGAGGCCGGCAAGAAGGGTGGCTATTTCCGGCAAGAACAGAAGGCggcagtggtggtggtggttaaaAGTCGAATCGGAGGGGATGAAAATGGCTAAAACTCCATTGTTTTTAATAGTGGTTAAATCTTGATTGAAGATGAAGTTAAATTGATGTTTTCTGCTTCAGTTTACTAGCTATTTATAGTGATGAATGGTGTTGGATGACATAAGAGATCAGCTCTCCCTTGATTGACAAATGTAGAGTTTAATTGATTGACAAAACTGAAGAAGAGTTCAGAAATTGATGACTAAGGTATTGAAATTATGATTAGTGTCATGgaattgatgagtcatattgaGATGAACAGGGGTGGTGACAATTGGAAAGTGAGCTTTGACTTCCATGGAGGAAAAGGGAAAGTggcgtgaagaagaagaagaagaagaagaagaagaagaagaagaagaagaagaaggagggaggaagaaagaaacTGATTTTTGGTTTCTCAATTGAAAAGGGTGCTTTGGTAATTGCAAAATGTTAGGAATATTTCTGAAATTTACTCCTCTAATTGAACTTTAAATTGAACACAATTATaaaatcataataataataatgttaccattaaaatatataaattttcaagtcaaaataattaaaattgaaagttCAAAAAGtaagatttaaaacgattttgcgctaataaatataattaagcataattaatcgagttttaaaattcggggtattatatccttacccccttagaaaaagttttgtcctcgaaacttgaaaaacAAGCATTCAAATAATTGTTttatttaaaaccaagatctcacaatccTTTTTTTTTCCTACAACGTCCAGCCTTCactccgccatcatcttttatgACTCCGCTTCAAATTGATTCCTATATTCGAGGAGTGAAGAAGACA
This genomic stretch from Spinacia oleracea cultivar Varoflay chromosome 3, BTI_SOV_V1, whole genome shotgun sequence harbors:
- the LOC110786174 gene encoding uncharacterized protein, translated to MVRNFICGSNNFPREEDAYERQTRSADSSPSRSRSKNPYSSRGLDKFSTLLLKIEEKRQQIYSQVDPDEISLVRFAYSGDHGFKSIVVKAKPKSSPHYTPQPKQPKPQPQPQLYQNIHKPLSIRKLQSSKSMNVNQEVKAENEVHKKLRVHQWKDPKLILVIIILLILLFLLLFGRSFAIMCTSIGWYFIPTIITKTNSNPCSNLRLSFKKKDYAIPRPSHKKLIMTSEGTNSFKTSDGLT